The genomic region CAAAATAATCTTCCGGAAAAGGAAGAGAAAAAACCATCCAAAAAGGAATCTGCCAAAGTAATCTTGTTTTTTGGCAATAGCCTAACGGCCGGATATGGCGTGGAGCCTGAGGAAGCTTATCCCTCCATCATTCAGGACAGCATCGATGCTTCAAACTATGATTATAAAGTGATCAATGCAGGTGTGAGCGGTGAAACCACTGCAAGCGGCAATAGTAGGATTGACTGGGTTTTGCAGCAACAGCCCGTGTCTATTTTTGTATTGGAATTGGGCGGCAATGACGGTTTGCGCGGTATTCCCGAAAGTGAAACGGAAAAGAACCTAAAATCTATGATAGATAAGGTGCGTGAAAAAGCCCCCGATGCTAAAATTATCTTGACAGGGATGATGGTGCCTCCAAATATGGGCGAAAAATATGGCACTGCCTTTAATGCCATTTTTCCCAAGGTGGCCGAGGAAAAAGAGGTGCTTTTCCTCCCTTTTTTATTGGAGGGCGTTGCAGGGGAATCAGAACTGAACCTAGAAGATGGCATACACCCCAATCCCGAGGGGCATAAAATTGTGGCCGAGAATGTTTGGGAGGTATTAAAATTGCATTTAGAAAAAGCTTCTTCCTAATCCTTATTTTTGCCTGAAAATATTTCCCCTGCTTCCCATGACATTTAAATCGTATCCTATTTTCCTCTTGGTTTTTTCCGCACTTTTTTTTTGTATGGAAATTGTTAATGCTCAGGAGAAAAGACCCAAAGACCCCGTGGCTTTTGGCGTTGAAATTTCCCCTATTATACCCAGTAATCTTTTCAGGATTACGGCTACTGAAATGCAGGATGACAATTTTCAGGTAACGAGAACTCCTAATTCAGGATTCAAAGCTGCAGCAATGATCCGCTTTGGGCTTTCGGGCAAATTTGCCATGCAAACAGGTATAGGCTATATCAGAAGGCATTTTACATTGGATGCGCAAATAGATGATATTAAGTTGGAAGCGCTAAAAGTGCGTGCCATCAATTACGAAATACCTTTGGGCGCTACTTATTATGTGCATTTGACACCTGAATTTTTAATGTCCATCACCCTGGGAGCGGCTGCCAATTTTTTGCCCAAGGACATTATCAGCTCAAATGATGATATTTTGCAAGGCACCATTCAGCGCTCTTGGGTTACGCCTTCTTTCTTTTTAAATTACGGCTTTGAATACCGCACAAAGGATTACGGCTTTTTCTATTTGGGCTTTTCCTACAATATTTTTATACTGAATATGTACGACAACGAGGTGGTGTATGATTACAATGGCCCTGCCCAAAAAACTGTGGTTTCACCAATCAGAGGGGATTATTTTGGAATATTGATCCGCTACTTTTTTCCTGTGGATGGCTGGAAGAATTTGTGAGAGTTTGTGCCAATTATTTCCCGTGTAATTTTTTCAATTCCATTACATCTAAATAATCTTTATTTCTTCCCGATTTTAGTTTGCTGGTAATTAGGTCGTCAATAGAGATGATGTGCCAGAATTTTTGACCTTCAACATTTTCAATATCAGCATCCTTATATGCTTCCTCAAATGACTTGTTGACTGAAAAATTGGTAATCAATTCTATATTCAATATTTCGGGTGAAAATTTCAGGGAAATATTTTGTTGCTTGTTTTTTACCGATTCTGGTAAAGCATCAATTTCATAGCCCAGCTTCTGTAAAACAACGAGCAGCTTTTTTAAATTTTGACTGCTTGTATCAATCCAAAAATCAACATCGGCAGAATGCCTTTGATAACCATAATAATTTACGGCAGCACCACCAACCATTAGCATTTTCACACCTTCTTCATTGGCTAATAAGATAAATTCCATAATCTGTGAATGCCAGGCTTCCATTATTTTTTGGATTTCAGTTCAATAATGAAATTGTTGTTGGGTTTTTCCTTTTTCATTTGTGGAAGTTTCCGGGATTCTTCCATCATCTTAAAAAACAGCCTGAGCCGCTCAATGGGTTTGAGCTTTAGGAATTCCTCCTGCTGTTTGCGTTTGCTCTCCGCTTTGGTAGTAAATTCGATTTTCATTTTGGTTGTTTTTATCATGGCTTATTAGAAGTTTTTTCAACTCTTTATCACGAATATTTTCTTTGTCGCTTTTATCATAAATGGAGAGTAAGTAAACATACCTGTTTGAAACAAATACCTGGGTGATAATTCTTGCACCACTTGATTTTCCCTTTCTTTTTGAAGCAATTGCAAGCCTGATTTTAAAACAATTTGAACCAATTGAAACCCCCATTTCAGGATTTTCTTCCAATTGCTCGATGAGTATTTTTAGATCATTTTTGATTGAGCGATGTTTCTTAATAAGCCGTTTTAACTCACGTTTAAAATTATCAGTATAAACAATTTCAAAGCTCATCAAGTAATTCTTTTGCAGACTTAAGTTTGATCTTTCCTTGCTGATGTAATTTCACTTGGTTTAAAGCATCTTTCAAACCTTCAGAAATTTCTTCTTCGGAAGTTTCTGATACTGGTTCCTTTTGAAGCTCCTTAAAGGCTTTCTTAAGCTTTTCCCATTTTTTAATAGGGATAAACACACCAGTTTTATTTCCTTTACTGTCAATAACATACTGTAAACTCATGATTCAATCTATTTTGTGTTTCTAAAAATTAGAACCTTCAATAATTAGTTCACTTTAAAAATCACCCCGCCCAATTCTCCCGATCCAAGCTTCTAAACTGTATGGCCTCGGCAATATGGCTGGCATCAATTTCTGCCTTATTGTCCAAATCGGCAATGGTGCGGGCTACTTTCAGAATGCGATCGTAGGCGCGGGCCGAAAGCTGTAATTTTTCCATGGCCTTGGTCAGCAGGTTCAGGCTGATTTTATTCAGTTGGCAATATTCCTTTACATTTTTAGAGGTCATCTGCGCATTGCAATACACATCATCGTGCTGTTCAAATCGCTTTTCCTGAATGGCCCTCGCTTTAATCACCCTTTCGCGAATGACATTGCTGTTTTCGCTTTCCCGTTTTTCAGCCAAATCAGAAATGGATAAAGGGGTGACTTCCACATGCAGATCAATGCGATCGAGCAATGGGCCGGATATTTTGTTTAAGTACTTTTGTACCATACCCGGTGCACATACGCATTCCTTTTCGGGGTGGTTGTAGTAGCCACAAGGGCATGGTTGCGTACCCCATTTTAAAAAAGACGTTAAAAGCACTAAAACCAAAGCCAGTCGCATACCCCACCAAAATTACAACAATTGGTGATCATATCCGAAAGAAACGCTTAGACTTAGGATTGTATCAAAAAGATGTAGCTCAAATCATTGGAGTTACCACCGACACGATCACCTTTTGGGAAAAAGGAAGGTCAAAACCGACTATCAAACAAATGCCTAAGATCATAACATTCTTAGGGTATAATCCTTGTATAAAAAAGGCAAAGACCATCGGAGAAAAACTCTATCAATACCGGATTGAAAATGGTGTGACTGTAAAAGAGTTAATTAAGCTTATAAAGATAGACAGGCAGACGATATTGAAGATTGAGGGTAATGATTATGTTTCTAAAAAAATCTCAAAAAGAGCGGGTGATTTTATGAATAATAATGAAAGGATTTAAATAAGTATTTCAATAAGAATTACTCTTTTACAAATTTTCCAGAAATAGTTTCTCCACTTTTTAAAAACACACGGTAAATGTAGGTGCTTTTTGGTAACTGGGAGATTTCTACATACTGTTTATCACTTGTAAGTACCTTCTCTCCAACTAAGCTGTAAATCTTAATGTTCTGGATGCTTGTTTGTTCAGTTTGAAAATAAATCGTTTCTGAAGTTGGATTAGGAAAAACCTTTACGTCTTTAGATTCTCTTACCTGGATACTTGTGCAGGTTTCTACCTTCACATATACACTATCCTTTCTTTGATTACAACTGGAAGTTGTATTGTCATCTGTAATAGTAAGCGTGTATTTCATATTACTGTCTGGATTGGCAGTAGGTTGTGCTATACTGGAATTGTCGAGCCCCTTAGTAGGCGACCATGAATAGCTCAACCCTGCAATAGCCGGTGTACCCAATTTCACACCATTCATATAACTTTTGCAGAGCAAAGTATCATTTCCTGCATCTGCCTTGTAAATACCCGTGGGACCGAGGTTGTAATTGGGCATGTGAGGTAACGCAAGAAAAGCATAGGAACTGTCTGCTAATTCAAATTCAAATGGATTAAAATCACAGTTCGTTCCTTTTCTATTTGGGAAATTG from Chitinophagales bacterium harbors:
- a CDS encoding arylesterase codes for the protein MISNKITFPLLILAFAFLLACNQNNSQKEQNNLPEKEEKKPSKKESAKVILFFGNSLTAGYGVEPEEAYPSIIQDSIDASNYDYKVINAGVSGETTASGNSRIDWVLQQQPVSIFVLELGGNDGLRGIPESETEKNLKSMIDKVREKAPDAKIILTGMMVPPNMGEKYGTAFNAIFPKVAEEKEVLFLPFLLEGVAGESELNLEDGIHPNPEGHKIVAENVWEVLKLHLEKASS
- a CDS encoding outer membrane beta-barrel protein, with the protein product MEIVNAQEKRPKDPVAFGVEISPIIPSNLFRITATEMQDDNFQVTRTPNSGFKAAAMIRFGLSGKFAMQTGIGYIRRHFTLDAQIDDIKLEALKVRAINYEIPLGATYYVHLTPEFLMSITLGAAANFLPKDIISSNDDILQGTIQRSWVTPSFFLNYGFEYRTKDYGFFYLGFSYNIFILNMYDNEVVYDYNGPAQKTVVSPIRGDYFGILIRYFFPVDGWKNL
- a CDS encoding nucleotidyltransferase, encoding MEFILLANEEGVKMLMVGGAAVNYYGYQRHSADVDFWIDTSSQNLKKLLVVLQKLGYEIDALPESVKNKQQNISLKFSPEILNIELITNFSVNKSFEEAYKDADIENVEGQKFWHIISIDDLITSKLKSGRNKDYLDVMELKKLHGK
- a CDS encoding type II toxin-antitoxin system RelE/ParE family toxin, whose amino-acid sequence is MSFEIVYTDNFKRELKRLIKKHRSIKNDLKILIEQLEENPEMGVSIGSNCFKIRLAIASKRKGKSSGARIITQVFVSNRYVYLLSIYDKSDKENIRDKELKKLLISHDKNNQNENRIYYQSGEQTQTAGGIPKAQTH
- a CDS encoding ATP-binding protein; amino-acid sequence: MRLALVLVLLTSFLKWGTQPCPCGYYNHPEKECVCAPGMVQKYLNKISGPLLDRIDLHVEVTPLSISDLAEKRESENSNVIRERVIKARAIQEKRFEQHDDVYCNAQMTSKNVKEYCQLNKISLNLLTKAMEKLQLSARAYDRILKVARTIADLDNKAEIDASHIAEAIQFRSLDRENWAG
- a CDS encoding helix-turn-helix transcriptional regulator, producing the protein MVAYPILKKTLKALKPKPVAYPTKITTIGDHIRKKRLDLGLYQKDVAQIIGVTTDTITFWEKGRSKPTIKQMPKIITFLGYNPCIKKAKTIGEKLYQYRIENGVTVKELIKLIKIDRQTILKIEGNDYVSKKISKRAGDFMNNNERI